The following coding sequences lie in one Thalassoglobus polymorphus genomic window:
- a CDS encoding phosphohexomutase domain-containing protein, whose protein sequence is MNKESLMFDPAMLQRSADVRGIYPNQINEELAWLSGKYLVRSLRKMLGEDVTPGILVGRDGRTSSPAIYAALIQGISAEGGRPIASGLATTDMIQWGVGEGRCGAHAGVMITASHNPAEYNGIKSVFKNKETGGVDVMRPSDHLAPQFEEDGEDGSASDSVTAPFPAAGKMNLQEDFVEAALSRSNRLGDASGKIVLDPGNGVGGLFRPLLKTALERRGAKVELLAVAEQIDGRFPTRPSNPGLPGAVELLQETVIAEGAAFGAAFDGDADRVFLVDEWGQFVSGSVMLAALAKNMVEKNNNSGAVVYSAVSSWIVPETVRAAGGQAILSRVGQDAAKVALAKTNAVFGGESSAHYNFPDTYCLDSGLFAMVTFWDMLLESGLSCSQLLGQLKPWPNSGEVNLRVECADWKSMSSEVIAAIKSEFSDDSKDSYVLDIDGVSVFNPRVPEYATADDVFTIDQQGDPTGKVYRQVEDYTPDWWFNVRASNNEPLLRLNFESRDASEVAGRTYSLISRIRELCGDRAKITVQDWGNLK, encoded by the coding sequence ATGAATAAGGAAAGTTTGATGTTCGACCCGGCGATGTTGCAGCGCAGTGCAGATGTACGTGGCATTTACCCAAACCAGATCAATGAAGAACTTGCCTGGCTCTCTGGGAAGTATCTCGTTCGAAGCTTACGAAAAATGTTGGGCGAAGATGTTACTCCCGGAATTCTCGTCGGTCGCGATGGAAGGACGTCATCGCCAGCCATTTATGCAGCACTGATTCAGGGGATCTCCGCTGAGGGAGGGCGTCCGATCGCCAGCGGACTTGCCACAACCGACATGATTCAATGGGGAGTCGGGGAAGGGAGATGTGGTGCTCATGCTGGCGTCATGATCACTGCTTCGCACAACCCAGCTGAGTACAATGGCATTAAAAGTGTTTTCAAAAATAAAGAGACCGGAGGAGTGGACGTCATGCGTCCGTCGGATCATCTTGCTCCGCAATTTGAAGAAGATGGAGAGGACGGCTCCGCGAGTGATTCGGTGACAGCACCGTTTCCGGCAGCTGGCAAGATGAACCTTCAGGAAGATTTTGTGGAAGCCGCCTTGTCTCGATCGAACCGTTTGGGCGACGCCTCCGGGAAGATCGTCCTCGACCCCGGAAATGGAGTCGGTGGCTTGTTTCGGCCGCTTCTGAAAACGGCTTTAGAACGACGCGGAGCAAAAGTTGAGTTGCTCGCAGTGGCTGAGCAGATCGATGGCCGATTCCCAACTCGTCCCTCCAATCCCGGCTTGCCAGGAGCAGTTGAGTTGTTGCAAGAAACTGTCATTGCAGAAGGGGCTGCCTTCGGGGCTGCCTTCGATGGCGATGCCGACCGAGTCTTCCTCGTTGATGAATGGGGGCAGTTTGTTTCGGGATCAGTCATGTTGGCGGCCTTAGCCAAGAATATGGTTGAAAAGAACAATAACAGTGGGGCCGTGGTCTACTCGGCAGTCTCTTCCTGGATTGTTCCAGAAACAGTTCGTGCCGCAGGAGGCCAGGCGATTCTCTCCCGCGTTGGTCAAGATGCTGCCAAAGTTGCCCTCGCAAAAACAAACGCAGTCTTCGGTGGTGAATCATCCGCTCACTACAACTTCCCCGACACATACTGTTTAGACTCCGGGTTGTTTGCGATGGTCACCTTCTGGGACATGCTTCTAGAGTCCGGCCTGAGTTGCTCGCAACTCCTCGGTCAACTCAAACCATGGCCGAATAGCGGAGAGGTCAACCTCCGAGTTGAATGTGCCGATTGGAAATCGATGAGTAGCGAAGTCATCGCTGCAATCAAATCTGAATTCAGCGATGACTCAAAAGACAGCTATGTGCTTGATATCGACGGCGTCAGTGTCTTCAATCCAAGAGTGCCAGAGTACGCAACCGCGGACGACGTTTTCACAATCGACCAACAGGGTGACCCGACCGGTAAGGTCTATCGACAAGTCGAGGATTACACTCCTGATTGGTGGTTCAATGTTCGTGCATCCAATAACGAACCATTGCTGCGGCTGAACTTCGAATCACGAGATGCCTCTGAAGTCGCTGGCCGAACTTACTCCCTGATCTCCAGAATCCGTGAACTCTGCGGCGATCGAGCCAAAATCACTGTCCAGGATTGGGGGAATTTGAAGTAA
- the hisF gene encoding imidazole glycerol phosphate synthase subunit HisF — translation MLAKRIIPCLDVHAGRVVKGVNFLNLRDAGDPVDIAARYENEGADELVFLDITASHEERDIILDVVARTSEVVFMPLTVGGGIRTLDDIRKLLSAGCDKVSINSAAVTDPNFVKEAALRFGSQCIVVNIDPKRVPVAGATIPESVPEHLRVQPRPGKNGEGEQVYWDVHVNGGRKPTGLDAVEWAKEVERLGAGELVLTSMDADGTKDGFDIEITKAVSEAVNIPVIASGGAGHPQHLCDAVTAGGASAALAASIFHYGEFTIQETKEYMAQQGVTVRMVEQTAPSQAE, via the coding sequence ATGTTGGCGAAGCGAATTATTCCCTGTTTAGACGTTCACGCTGGTCGAGTTGTGAAAGGTGTGAACTTTCTCAACCTGCGCGATGCTGGAGACCCGGTGGATATCGCTGCTCGATATGAAAACGAGGGAGCTGACGAACTCGTCTTCCTTGATATCACCGCCAGCCACGAAGAACGAGATATCATTCTCGATGTCGTCGCTCGCACGAGTGAAGTCGTTTTCATGCCGCTGACTGTTGGTGGCGGGATTCGCACACTTGATGATATTCGAAAGCTTCTAAGTGCCGGGTGCGACAAAGTTTCGATCAACAGCGCTGCTGTCACTGACCCAAACTTCGTGAAAGAGGCAGCGCTGCGATTTGGGAGCCAGTGTATCGTCGTCAACATCGACCCCAAACGAGTCCCGGTTGCAGGAGCTACGATCCCGGAATCGGTTCCTGAGCATCTGAGAGTCCAACCAAGACCGGGCAAGAATGGAGAGGGCGAGCAAGTCTATTGGGACGTCCACGTGAATGGTGGTCGAAAACCGACGGGGCTTGACGCTGTTGAATGGGCAAAAGAAGTTGAACGTCTGGGAGCTGGGGAATTGGTCCTGACAAGCATGGATGCAGACGGGACAAAAGACGGTTTCGATATCGAAATCACGAAAGCCGTTTCTGAGGCTGTGAACATTCCGGTGATTGCCAGCGGAGGAGCTGGGCATCCCCAGCATTTATGTGATGCAGTCACCGCAGGTGGTGCGAGCGCTGCACTGGCTGCGAGCATCTTCCATTACGGTGAGTTCA
- a CDS encoding PQQ-binding-like beta-propeller repeat protein, with amino-acid sequence MSLKILLITLVCASSGLHLFAAEPNQDFSNNWHQWRGPLATGASPSGTPPREWSEEKNIAWKVDLPGLGSTTPIVWGDQVFVLTSINTGRVDPSLPKPEDQPDRPFGITYPNTFYQLMVLSYDRHTGKELWRKIAAEKVPHEGHHGDNNYASASPTTDGKRLYCWFGSQGLFCFDLSGKLLWEKDLGPVETRLSFGEGAAPVIYQDRLIINRDHDGQSYIVVLDATDGSEIWRKNRDELSTWNTPLVVEAAGKTQVIVNAPNRVRSYHLDNGDLIWECGGQVSNVAPSIVTDGKNAFCMSGYRGSFAVSIPLDSKGDVTDSDKLGWTLQQGTPYVPSPLLVDDLLYFTQSNNAILSCVDAKTGEILIERTRMPGLRAIYSSPVSANGCVYFTGRDGETLVLEQGADFKILATNKLDDAIDASAVIVGNSLYLRGKRSLYCIRESK; translated from the coding sequence ATGTCATTGAAAATTCTCCTAATCACTCTTGTTTGTGCATCCTCAGGTCTGCACCTCTTCGCTGCTGAACCGAATCAGGATTTCAGTAATAACTGGCATCAGTGGCGAGGACCGCTCGCAACAGGAGCCTCTCCATCCGGGACTCCTCCGCGAGAATGGAGTGAGGAGAAGAATATTGCCTGGAAGGTCGACCTCCCCGGTCTTGGAAGCACGACTCCAATTGTTTGGGGTGATCAAGTTTTCGTGCTGACATCAATCAATACTGGACGCGTCGACCCATCGCTCCCAAAGCCTGAAGATCAACCTGACCGCCCATTTGGAATCACGTACCCAAATACGTTTTATCAACTCATGGTTCTTTCTTATGACCGGCATACCGGCAAGGAATTGTGGCGAAAAATCGCAGCTGAAAAAGTTCCACACGAAGGACATCATGGAGATAACAACTACGCTTCAGCTTCTCCGACGACCGATGGAAAGCGTCTCTACTGCTGGTTTGGATCTCAGGGCCTGTTCTGTTTCGACCTCTCAGGTAAGCTGCTTTGGGAGAAAGATCTTGGACCTGTTGAAACACGTCTCAGCTTCGGAGAAGGGGCTGCTCCAGTCATTTATCAAGACCGCTTAATCATCAATCGTGATCACGATGGGCAGTCTTATATTGTTGTGTTGGATGCAACTGATGGCTCTGAAATCTGGAGAAAAAATCGAGATGAACTGAGTACCTGGAATACTCCGTTAGTCGTTGAAGCCGCGGGAAAAACGCAGGTCATCGTCAATGCTCCCAATCGTGTTCGCAGTTATCACCTCGACAATGGTGACCTGATTTGGGAATGCGGTGGGCAGGTGTCGAACGTTGCCCCGAGCATTGTGACGGATGGAAAGAACGCCTTTTGCATGAGCGGCTATCGCGGCAGTTTCGCAGTTTCGATTCCGTTAGATTCAAAAGGAGATGTCACGGACAGCGACAAGTTGGGGTGGACGCTTCAACAGGGAACGCCTTATGTCCCCTCCCCTCTTTTGGTAGATGATCTTCTGTACTTCACTCAATCGAATAACGCGATCTTAAGTTGCGTTGATGCAAAAACAGGTGAAATTCTTATTGAGAGAACACGCATGCCTGGATTGCGTGCTATTTACTCATCTCCCGTTTCAGCGAATGGGTGCGTTTACTTCACCGGACGCGATGGGGAAACGCTTGTTCTCGAACAAGGAGCAGACTTTAAAATCCTCGCAACAAATAAACTTGACGATGCGATTGATGCCTCAGCAGTCATCGTCGGCAACTCACTTTATCTGCGAGGAAAACGTTCTCTCTATTGCATCCGCGAGAGCAAATAA
- a CDS encoding peroxidase family protein, giving the protein MRAIDASNQTAGGETGANQIRISPADYPDDGSGTTIISSIDRANARTISNAVVHQDGVIPNARGMSNWTWAWGQFLDHDIDLTETASSNGTADIEIEDDDDPLGPSPIAFDRSDFASGTGLPGVPREQVNSITSFIDASNVYGSNETRSAMIREFSGGRLRTSDGDMPPINDVGLPNAGAPGGFLVGDIRGNENVVLTSLHTLFIREHNRLCHLIELLDPDASDEQIYQLARKIVQAELQQISYNEFIPALLGEGAALNPVVSPSVPSISTEFATASYRFGHSMLSTNIEVGESGTIHLSEAFFNPTFLMDNPANVDLLLAGLPLSPCQEIDTKVVSDLRTFLFGPAGSGGFDLAALNIQRGRDHGLSDYNSMREAFGLSRVTEFAEITSDANLQTELENLYETVDNVDAWVGGLAEDHVSGGSTGLLVRTVLLDQFSRLQSADEFYHTNDPDLQSPLVEAIIDLESISLRKVVLANTTVRKTSLSPFFTGAIEESDILVEFDDQSNRIHMIGNRENNSVLVIESEFGITIIASDGSLVNGETTVTIPAGRKPNLCVDFGGGDDHVFLVGVEFNDVVVALGDDNDSLTGLFARTNLLVSDTDSDIPPIQENGDNHSSRNDNRRKSDSKRK; this is encoded by the coding sequence GTGAGAGCAATCGATGCCAGCAACCAAACGGCCGGTGGAGAAACTGGCGCAAACCAGATCCGAATTTCACCAGCTGACTACCCAGATGATGGTTCCGGGACAACCATCATTTCATCGATTGATCGTGCAAACGCCCGGACTATTAGTAACGCTGTTGTTCATCAAGACGGAGTCATTCCAAACGCTCGTGGGATGTCGAACTGGACCTGGGCTTGGGGGCAGTTTCTCGACCATGATATTGATCTCACTGAAACGGCCTCTTCGAATGGGACTGCCGATATTGAAATTGAGGATGATGACGACCCTCTCGGTCCATCACCCATAGCATTTGATCGGTCTGACTTTGCCAGCGGGACCGGACTTCCTGGTGTTCCGCGGGAACAGGTCAACTCGATCACCAGCTTCATTGATGCCTCAAACGTGTACGGCTCCAATGAAACTCGGTCGGCGATGATTCGTGAGTTTTCTGGAGGAAGATTACGGACAAGCGATGGAGACATGCCTCCGATCAATGATGTCGGTTTACCGAATGCGGGTGCTCCGGGAGGTTTTCTTGTTGGTGATATTCGAGGAAATGAAAATGTTGTTTTGACCTCGCTGCACACCCTCTTCATCCGAGAGCACAATCGGTTGTGCCACCTCATTGAACTGCTTGATCCGGATGCCAGCGACGAGCAAATTTATCAGCTGGCGAGGAAAATTGTTCAGGCGGAATTGCAGCAGATCTCATATAACGAATTCATTCCCGCTCTGCTTGGCGAAGGGGCTGCTTTAAACCCCGTCGTTTCTCCGTCGGTCCCTTCGATTTCGACCGAATTTGCGACAGCAAGTTATCGCTTCGGACATAGCATGTTGTCGACGAATATCGAAGTTGGTGAGAGCGGTACGATTCATCTCTCTGAAGCGTTTTTCAATCCGACTTTCCTGATGGACAATCCTGCAAATGTTGACCTCCTTCTTGCCGGTCTTCCGCTGAGCCCTTGCCAGGAGATCGACACGAAAGTCGTCAGCGATTTGCGAACTTTTCTGTTTGGTCCTGCGGGATCTGGAGGGTTCGATTTGGCAGCACTCAATATTCAGCGAGGTCGAGATCACGGTCTCTCCGACTACAATTCAATGCGGGAAGCTTTTGGCCTTTCTCGCGTGACAGAATTCGCTGAAATCACCAGCGACGCCAATTTGCAAACGGAGTTAGAAAACTTATACGAAACCGTTGATAACGTGGATGCCTGGGTTGGCGGACTGGCAGAGGATCATGTCTCCGGCGGGAGCACCGGGTTGCTCGTCAGGACTGTCCTGCTCGATCAGTTCTCCCGTCTTCAGTCTGCAGATGAGTTTTATCACACGAACGACCCCGACCTGCAGTCACCACTAGTTGAGGCGATTATCGATTTGGAAAGCATCTCGCTGCGTAAGGTTGTCCTCGCGAACACGACAGTTCGCAAGACTTCTCTCAGTCCGTTCTTCACAGGTGCGATCGAGGAAAGCGATATCCTTGTTGAGTTTGATGACCAAAGCAATCGAATTCACATGATCGGAAACCGAGAAAACAATTCCGTTTTGGTGATCGAATCGGAGTTCGGAATCACGATAATTGCAAGCGACGGAAGTCTGGTGAACGGCGAAACAACTGTCACCATCCCGGCAGGTCGCAAACCGAACCTCTGCGTCGATTTTGGCGGCGGCGACGATCACGTTTTCCTCGTGGGAGTTGAATTTAACGACGTTGTGGTCGCCTTGGGAGATGACAACGATAGCCTTACCGGTCTTTTTGCTCGCACAAATCTTCTAGTAAGTGATACCGATTCAGATATCCCACCAATACAAGAGAACGGAGACAACCACTCTTCGAGAAATGACAATCGTCGCAAGAGCGACTCAAAGAGGAAGTAA
- a CDS encoding DUF1549 domain-containing protein — protein sequence MSRNMLLVTVFSMLASQAVAAELVELKVFPKEISLTTKRDFQSLVVEGVYSDGLTRDLTEKSDWKIADEKFISRNGTKIFPKADGETQLTVTAEGKTVQIPIKVTKSAEDRPVSFKLDVMPVITKAGCNTGSCHGAARGKDGFNLSLFGYDPDGDHFRITREQPGRRVDLAVPEASLLVEKSIGTVPHTGGKRFDADSKLCEVMVEWIANGTPVDPADQAHCTSIVMYPKQAVLDGTGEQQRLLVIGTYSDGTTRDVTSLAAFTTSNETAVTVSPDGVVTAGERGESFIMARFDIHTVGGQVLSLPKGLQYEERPFEPVNYIDELVGAKLKKLRLHPSELCSDEEFLRRVSIDLIGLTPTFEEYQAFLQDSDADKRTKKIDELLLRKEFTEVWVSKWAEWLMMRSSNQVSQKSVFLYYQWLVDQIANNVPIDKMVRDILSSSGGTFKTPQTNFYEIERDQLKVAENVAQIFMGMRIQCAQCHNHPFDRWTQNDYYDFAGFFSQIGRKRGEDYREQIIYNRGSGEVKHPVTQANSVPKFLGGIAPDVKGKDRREVVANWLASPENPFFAKNFANRIWHHFYGIGIVEEIDDVRISNPPSNPELLDALATKFTEYNYDMRKLIRDICMSKTYQRSTRRNESNATDENNFAHQTIRRIKAESMLDIVSHVTGTKDDFAKLPVGARAVQIADGATSTYFLTTFGRASRETACSCEVKMEPTLSQALHLMNGDTVNAKMKQGGLIKKLTADGLTPEQIVERFYIITLSRKPTPQELEALAPLYAEGTNVEQGLEDVFWALLNSREFLFNH from the coding sequence ATGAGCAGGAACATGTTGCTCGTCACTGTCTTCAGCATGCTTGCTTCACAAGCGGTAGCTGCTGAATTGGTCGAACTTAAGGTGTTTCCAAAGGAAATCAGCCTGACCACCAAACGTGATTTTCAATCATTAGTCGTTGAAGGGGTTTACTCCGACGGTCTAACTCGGGATTTGACCGAGAAGTCCGATTGGAAAATCGCTGACGAAAAATTCATTTCGCGAAACGGAACAAAGATTTTCCCCAAAGCGGATGGCGAAACTCAGCTTACGGTAACGGCTGAAGGAAAAACTGTTCAAATTCCGATCAAAGTAACAAAATCGGCCGAGGATCGTCCTGTCAGCTTCAAGCTTGATGTGATGCCCGTCATCACCAAGGCTGGCTGTAATACAGGAAGTTGCCACGGTGCTGCTCGTGGAAAAGACGGATTCAATTTATCTCTATTCGGATACGATCCTGATGGGGATCACTTCCGTATCACCCGCGAACAACCTGGACGTCGTGTTGACCTCGCAGTCCCGGAAGCGAGCTTGCTTGTTGAAAAGTCCATCGGAACCGTCCCGCACACTGGGGGAAAACGTTTCGATGCCGATTCAAAACTCTGCGAAGTGATGGTGGAGTGGATCGCAAATGGAACTCCAGTCGACCCTGCTGACCAGGCTCACTGTACATCGATCGTCATGTACCCAAAGCAAGCAGTTTTGGACGGGACCGGTGAACAGCAACGGTTACTCGTGATCGGTACTTACTCTGATGGAACGACTCGTGACGTCACGTCACTCGCAGCATTCACGACAAGCAACGAAACGGCAGTCACTGTTAGCCCGGATGGAGTTGTCACTGCTGGAGAACGTGGCGAGTCCTTCATTATGGCTCGTTTTGATATCCACACAGTTGGTGGCCAAGTCCTGTCACTACCAAAAGGTTTGCAATACGAAGAGCGACCATTCGAACCTGTCAATTACATTGATGAACTTGTCGGAGCGAAGTTGAAGAAGTTGCGACTCCATCCTTCGGAGTTATGCTCTGACGAAGAATTCCTGCGCCGGGTCTCAATCGATCTGATTGGCCTCACTCCAACGTTTGAAGAGTACCAGGCATTTCTGCAGGACTCTGATGCCGACAAACGAACCAAGAAGATTGATGAACTTCTGTTACGAAAAGAGTTCACTGAAGTCTGGGTTTCGAAATGGGCAGAATGGCTCATGATGCGATCCAGCAATCAGGTCTCGCAAAAGTCGGTCTTCCTGTATTACCAATGGCTTGTTGACCAAATCGCCAACAACGTTCCTATCGATAAAATGGTCCGAGATATTCTCTCATCAAGTGGAGGGACATTCAAAACTCCGCAAACCAACTTCTATGAGATCGAAAGAGACCAGCTGAAAGTCGCTGAAAACGTCGCTCAGATTTTCATGGGAATGAGAATTCAGTGTGCCCAGTGTCACAACCATCCATTCGACCGCTGGACACAAAATGACTACTACGATTTCGCCGGATTCTTTTCACAAATTGGAAGAAAACGGGGAGAAGATTACCGTGAACAAATCATCTACAATCGTGGAAGTGGTGAAGTCAAGCACCCTGTGACACAGGCGAATTCCGTTCCGAAATTCCTGGGAGGAATCGCACCGGACGTCAAAGGGAAAGATCGCCGTGAAGTTGTGGCAAATTGGCTCGCATCTCCAGAGAACCCGTTCTTCGCAAAGAACTTTGCGAACCGCATCTGGCATCACTTCTACGGCATCGGAATTGTCGAAGAAATCGATGATGTTCGGATCTCTAACCCTCCAAGTAACCCGGAACTTCTTGACGCTCTGGCGACAAAGTTTACTGAGTACAACTACGACATGCGGAAATTGATTCGCGACATTTGCATGTCAAAAACGTATCAACGTTCAACGCGTCGAAACGAAAGTAACGCCACTGACGAAAATAACTTCGCGCATCAAACGATTCGCCGCATCAAAGCTGAATCAATGCTCGATATCGTCAGCCATGTGACAGGCACCAAGGACGACTTTGCAAAACTTCCCGTCGGAGCCCGTGCGGTTCAAATCGCGGATGGAGCAACGTCGACATACTTCCTGACAACGTTCGGAAGAGCATCACGCGAAACAGCATGCTCTTGCGAAGTCAAAATGGAGCCAACACTCTCCCAAGCATTGCATCTGATGAACGGAGATACGGTCAACGCAAAAATGAAGCAAGGTGGACTTATTAAAAAGCTCACCGCCGATGGTCTGACACCAGAGCAGATTGTCGAACGATTTTATATCATCACTTTAAGTCGAAAACCGACTCCGCAAGAATTGGAAGCGCTCGCTCCACTTTATGCAGAAGGAACAAATGTTGAACAAGGTCTGGAAGATGTCTTCTGGGCACTCTTGAACTCACGTGAGTTCCTGTTCAATCACTAA
- a CDS encoding c-type cytochrome domain-containing protein, protein MQRLPHLILTFAILSTSFAVAEEKKAADGDKKKVEKITFDDHVLPIFRARCGSCHNSNDRSGGLVLDQYAAMMEGGSSGEVIDPGDGEFSYLWLLINHEDTPKMPPNADKLPEKELATIKKWIDLGALENAGSTAKIKKKPKLDKIEVTTTRPADVAMPQKYLGEPPHVLTKKNAVTALTSSPWAPITAVSGYKQIGLYHSQTLDSLGTLPFPEGQPHILKFSRNGALLIAGGGRGGQMGKVVVYDVKTGERKTEVGNEYDEVLAADISPDQSLIALGGPKKMLRVYSTSTGELVYEVKKHTDWITSIEFSPDGVLLASGDRSAGLVVWEADTGNLFYDLTGHRGSLNDVSWRPDSNVVASASADGTIKLWEMQNGNVIKSWNAHGGGVSAMDYTREGNIVSIGIDKVARLWKGDGAKLKDFGGLADIGMEVSYDAETKRVFGGDWTGTVHVWNSEDAAKLGVLDTNPPTAAMALATVEPHFKAAKSAHAVAAKALADLTKALTDRKTAADQAVAVSTKAKATADQLTAQKTASEKDVAAKLATLNQTNQDVAASKAELDKANVAAQKAQQAATLAKGKLDQHTAKVGQVKAAAAAAVQGVTQATKTLQFQVEAAKPTPDEQAVLETNPEVKAAVTKRQELVKQAEAQLTFAKLLVDQTAPGVVDAEKTLAELNTTYQAAATNAAKLATNAANADTAYKTAMQAQAAAQKAKTAADATLAKLVADEKAAIAQATATKANADKLVAAAKPTEAEQKALADAQAAATATAAKVKALEERIQMLKAAQSQVASTDGAQK, encoded by the coding sequence ATGCAACGTCTCCCCCACCTGATTTTAACTTTCGCGATTCTTTCAACATCATTTGCAGTTGCTGAAGAGAAAAAAGCTGCTGATGGAGACAAGAAAAAAGTTGAGAAAATCACCTTTGACGATCACGTGCTCCCAATTTTTCGAGCACGTTGTGGATCATGTCACAACTCCAATGATCGCAGTGGCGGACTTGTTCTCGATCAATATGCCGCGATGATGGAAGGTGGTTCATCAGGCGAAGTAATCGACCCTGGTGATGGAGAATTCAGCTATTTGTGGTTACTGATTAACCATGAAGATACTCCCAAGATGCCACCGAATGCAGACAAGCTTCCTGAAAAAGAGTTAGCCACCATCAAGAAATGGATTGATTTGGGTGCTCTCGAGAATGCTGGAAGTACGGCGAAGATCAAAAAGAAGCCAAAGCTCGACAAGATTGAAGTCACAACGACTCGCCCGGCTGATGTTGCAATGCCGCAGAAGTATCTTGGTGAGCCACCACATGTCTTGACCAAGAAGAATGCTGTCACAGCCCTGACATCCAGCCCGTGGGCTCCAATCACAGCGGTTTCGGGATACAAGCAGATTGGTCTTTACCATTCACAGACACTCGATTCTCTGGGAACACTTCCGTTTCCTGAAGGTCAGCCACATATCCTCAAGTTCAGCCGAAATGGAGCACTGTTGATTGCTGGTGGCGGCCGCGGCGGACAGATGGGCAAAGTCGTTGTTTACGATGTCAAAACTGGAGAACGAAAGACAGAAGTTGGAAATGAGTACGATGAGGTCCTCGCTGCTGATATTAGCCCAGACCAGTCACTCATTGCTCTAGGTGGTCCCAAGAAGATGTTGCGAGTCTATTCAACATCGACTGGAGAACTTGTCTACGAAGTCAAAAAACATACCGACTGGATTACCTCAATCGAGTTCAGCCCAGATGGAGTCTTACTTGCCAGCGGAGACCGGAGTGCCGGGTTGGTTGTCTGGGAAGCTGATACCGGAAACCTGTTCTACGACCTGACTGGACACCGAGGGTCCCTCAATGATGTCAGTTGGCGCCCGGACAGCAACGTTGTTGCCTCGGCAAGTGCAGACGGAACGATTAAACTTTGGGAAATGCAAAACGGAAATGTCATCAAATCGTGGAATGCCCATGGTGGTGGAGTCTCCGCAATGGACTACACCCGAGAAGGAAACATCGTTTCAATCGGGATCGACAAAGTCGCGCGTCTCTGGAAAGGTGACGGAGCAAAGTTGAAGGACTTTGGCGGCTTGGCTGACATCGGTATGGAGGTCTCCTACGACGCGGAAACCAAACGAGTATTTGGGGGAGACTGGACAGGAACAGTCCATGTCTGGAATAGTGAAGACGCCGCTAAGTTGGGTGTCTTGGACACGAATCCACCTACCGCTGCAATGGCTCTTGCGACAGTAGAACCTCATTTCAAAGCAGCAAAAAGTGCTCACGCTGTCGCAGCAAAAGCTCTCGCTGATCTCACCAAAGCACTGACAGACCGAAAAACGGCAGCTGATCAGGCTGTAGCCGTCTCTACAAAAGCGAAGGCCACCGCTGATCAGTTAACTGCTCAGAAAACAGCGAGCGAGAAAGATGTTGCAGCCAAGTTAGCAACATTGAATCAAACGAATCAGGACGTTGCAGCATCAAAAGCAGAACTTGATAAAGCCAATGTGGCTGCCCAAAAAGCTCAACAGGCAGCGACTCTTGCCAAAGGGAAACTTGATCAACACACAGCAAAAGTTGGACAAGTCAAAGCCGCTGCTGCCGCTGCCGTTCAAGGAGTTACTCAAGCAACCAAGACGCTTCAGTTTCAGGTAGAAGCAGCTAAGCCGACTCCAGACGAACAAGCCGTTCTAGAAACAAACCCAGAAGTGAAGGCGGCCGTTACGAAACGTCAGGAACTTGTCAAACAGGCCGAAGCACAACTCACATTCGCCAAGCTCTTAGTTGACCAAACTGCTCCTGGTGTTGTTGATGCTGAAAAAACGTTAGCGGAATTGAATACAACTTATCAGGCTGCAGCCACGAATGCTGCGAAATTAGCAACGAACGCTGCGAATGCAGACACCGCCTACAAAACTGCAATGCAGGCTCAAGCTGCCGCCCAAAAAGCTAAAACAGCAGCCGATGCCACACTTGCAAAACTCGTTGCGGATGAAAAAGCAGCGATTGCACAAGCAACGGCAACTAAAGCCAATGCCGATAAACTTGTTGCAGCTGCAAAGCCGACAGAAGCCGAGCAGAAGGCTCTTGCAGATGCTCAAGCTGCTGCGACTGCAACAGCTGCAAAAGTCAAAGCACTTGAAGAACGAATTCAAATGTTGAAAGCGGCTCAGTCACAAGTCGCTTCAACAGACGGAGCTCAAAAATAA